From one Tetragenococcus osmophilus genomic stretch:
- a CDS encoding DUF4336 domain-containing protein: MSIPIYEPLNTLKKVADNIWIVDGNKIKMNVLGWGIPFSTRMTIVKLSDQTLWCHSPIEPNEKLLQEIDQLGEVKHLVSPNKIHYAYIFEWKKYYPEAITWASSGVEKRAESQNIKVNFDRLLKEKAPSYWQDELEQLIFKGSHAIEEVVFFHKSSQTLILADLIENFESKRTTSYFWKSIHKFAGIADPNGKTPIDMRMTFLGKKETARKCYKQMLDWQPEKIILSHGRWYNKNGTKELKRAFQWLEK, translated from the coding sequence ATGAGTATACCGATTTATGAGCCATTAAATACGTTAAAAAAAGTTGCTGATAATATTTGGATTGTAGATGGCAATAAGATAAAAATGAATGTTTTAGGATGGGGCATCCCATTTTCAACGAGAATGACGATTGTTAAATTAAGCGATCAAACACTATGGTGCCATTCTCCTATAGAACCAAATGAAAAGCTATTACAAGAAATCGACCAGTTAGGAGAAGTAAAACATTTAGTTTCTCCTAATAAAATTCATTATGCTTATATTTTTGAATGGAAAAAGTACTATCCAGAGGCTATTACTTGGGCCAGTTCTGGCGTAGAAAAGCGTGCAGAATCGCAAAATATCAAGGTGAATTTTGATCGTCTTTTAAAAGAGAAAGCTCCTTCATACTGGCAAGATGAGTTGGAACAACTGATATTTAAAGGGAGCCATGCGATTGAAGAGGTGGTCTTTTTTCATAAAAGTAGCCAAACATTAATTTTAGCAGATTTAATCGAAAATTTTGAATCCAAAAGGACAACAAGTTACTTTTGGAAAAGTATACATAAATTTGCAGGCATTGCGGATCCTAATGGAAAAACGCCGATTGATATGCGTATGACTTTTCTGGGAAAAAAAGAAACTGCTCGAAAGTGTTATAAACAAATGTTAGATTGGCAACCAGAAAAGATCATACTTTCACATGGACGTTGGTATAATAAAAATGGAACGAAGGAGTTAAAACGAGCATTCCAATGGCTAGAAAAATGA
- a CDS encoding nuclease-related domain-containing protein, which produces MRKKSHQLQWLQVLNQRYFLTEEERETYQKLQRGYEGEKRLDQMVDEFLAPEIKSLDDLTLQYKNSVVQIDKILIVGQTICLMDMKYYQGDYVFKNNTWYIGKKILTNNIFEQIRRTARVLQNILNDNQIEMTVHGVLAFMNSNATINIVDETYETVLMFDEIPGWLLKLTDNDKSEKQSVQSVIQRYEIEPYRTTRTFDIEKIDQLRKGICCVNCHHYHMTEHKYKMSCICGYSEAKLIAYSRTICEFGVLFHNQNLKFPELRKFFGENVNERFLKANLQQNFVLQKSPHSKAGYLNKGLLFDYWFEDEKEKFQKIQKRKNWKSDKSD; this is translated from the coding sequence ATGAGGAAAAAATCGCATCAATTACAATGGTTACAGGTTCTCAATCAACGTTATTTTCTAACAGAAGAAGAGCGGGAAACCTATCAAAAGTTACAACGAGGGTATGAGGGAGAAAAGAGGCTAGACCAAATGGTTGATGAATTTTTGGCTCCAGAAATAAAAAGCTTGGATGATTTAACTTTACAATATAAAAATAGTGTTGTACAGATTGATAAGATACTAATAGTAGGCCAAACGATTTGTTTAATGGATATGAAATATTATCAAGGAGATTATGTATTTAAAAATAATACTTGGTACATTGGCAAAAAAATACTAACGAATAATATTTTTGAGCAAATACGAAGAACAGCGAGAGTGCTGCAAAATATTTTAAATGATAACCAAATAGAAATGACTGTCCATGGTGTTTTAGCATTTATGAATTCAAACGCAACAATAAATATTGTAGATGAAACTTATGAGACCGTCTTGATGTTTGATGAAATTCCTGGCTGGTTGTTAAAATTAACAGACAATGATAAGTCGGAAAAACAATCTGTTCAATCTGTTATACAACGCTATGAAATCGAACCTTATCGAACAACTCGTACATTTGATATCGAAAAAATCGATCAGTTGCGCAAAGGAATTTGTTGTGTAAATTGTCATCATTATCATATGACAGAGCATAAATATAAAATGAGTTGTATTTGCGGATATTCTGAAGCAAAATTAATTGCTTATTCACGAACTATCTGTGAATTTGGTGTCCTTTTCCATAATCAAAATTTAAAGTTTCCAGAACTTAGAAAATTTTTCGGAGAAAATGTAAACGAACGTTTCTTAAAGGCCAACTTACAACAGAATTTTGTCTTACAGAAAAGCCCTCATAGCAAGGCAGGTTATCTTAACAAAGGACTTTTGTTTGATTATTGGTTTGAAGACGAAAAAGAAAAATTTCAAAAAATACAAAAACGAAAAAATTGGAAAAGTGATAAATCGGACTAA
- a CDS encoding serine hydrolase encodes MKTFVKIFPIILGAVFFLTLGFWLGDHVTTAQEETPEAKDTVEQEEQTSGENTEKDTENLENELQQKGDQWAEGAPNSLEFRVYDLDMEQSYTYTNDEEDKKYVTASIAKVAVAMLFLHEKEETQEDLTDEETDLLNRMIVSSDNEAATTLLDSLGGYSSLQELFDQLGMDDTKADEETWGKTSTNTKDQIKLLEELYTSSQYLTEESQEVIIDLMSHIQPDQSWGVYAGSSDVSFKNGWLPNDLTDEWIVNSIGKVSRGDKEYLAVALSDKNLTIEEGSQVIEDLIRISSDYLL; translated from the coding sequence ATGAAGACATTCGTAAAAATTTTTCCCATAATTTTAGGAGCAGTCTTCTTTTTAACTCTTGGTTTTTGGTTGGGAGATCACGTTACGACAGCACAAGAAGAAACACCAGAAGCAAAAGATACGGTGGAGCAAGAAGAACAAACTTCAGGAGAAAATACAGAAAAAGATACAGAGAATCTTGAAAACGAATTACAACAAAAAGGGGATCAATGGGCAGAAGGGGCCCCCAATTCCTTGGAATTTAGAGTGTACGATCTGGATATGGAACAAAGTTATACCTATACGAATGATGAAGAGGATAAAAAGTATGTGACAGCAAGTATTGCAAAAGTAGCTGTAGCAATGTTATTTCTTCATGAAAAGGAAGAGACACAAGAAGACCTAACTGATGAAGAGACAGATCTTTTAAATCGTATGATTGTAAGTAGTGATAACGAAGCTGCTACAACTCTTCTAGATTCACTAGGAGGATATAGTTCTCTCCAAGAACTTTTTGACCAGTTGGGGATGGATGACACCAAAGCAGACGAAGAAACCTGGGGAAAAACATCTACCAACACAAAAGATCAAATAAAACTACTTGAAGAACTATATACCTCTTCACAATATTTAACTGAAGAATCACAAGAAGTTATCATTGACTTAATGAGTCATATCCAACCTGACCAAAGTTGGGGTGTCTATGCAGGTTCAAGCGATGTTTCATTTAAAAACGGATGGTTACCTAATGATTTAACCGATGAATGGATTGTTAATAGTATTGGAAAAGTATCACGTGGAGATAAAGAATACCTTGCAGTAGCTTTATCTGATAAGAATTTAACAATTGAAGAAGGCAGCCAGGTGATTGAAGACTTAATTCGCATTTCAAGTGATTACTTGTTGTAA
- a CDS encoding helix-turn-helix domain-containing protein yields the protein MRFEALLEKKEAKQIHLIKQLIIAGGKMNIRDVRELLGLSKKSTDHYIDELIEAFKHFGDRCQITYDGAEVTFAKAHDFSLEEAERSFYLSSSKYQILMYLLEEQEINPVRLTQELKISESSLSRKIKDLNKILNEFGLRIWQGKMIGEESQIRYFYFQLLWYLEEGYEESSSRENHIIESLERGLNLDFMTVARQRILLWLRITKKRITVPEPQFAQFKSQFTPYKKDPLYLKLVPIIRRSFSFYAVEIKEEEAMLHFVFLAGMSILSQEDFHAYSLQRSRLTPTAWCDTVILEKILRMYDPNSIRKELEATCYYYLSQIHLRLYFFTGDVETYDRENIWQQEETLSTHNIRGYSEQLLKIACENLQMSPHDEENSLLAMTAIKYLSVLTIIDVRVSREVHVGIALQIDPLFTEAATNMLMLQLKSLNGVVVESFDESKTYDLVITNTSIDVNATIYRITELGSAYDLQEIKKIVRHV from the coding sequence ATGCGTTTTGAAGCGTTACTAGAAAAAAAAGAAGCCAAACAAATCCATTTAATAAAACAATTGATTATTGCTGGCGGAAAGATGAATATTCGTGACGTACGAGAATTGTTAGGTTTGTCAAAAAAGTCGACGGATCATTATATTGATGAATTAATTGAAGCATTTAAACATTTTGGGGATAGGTGTCAGATTACTTACGATGGCGCTGAAGTAACATTTGCTAAAGCGCATGATTTTTCCTTAGAAGAAGCTGAACGGAGTTTTTATTTAAGTTCATCCAAGTACCAGATTTTGATGTATTTATTGGAAGAACAAGAGATTAACCCTGTTCGTTTAACGCAAGAATTAAAAATCAGTGAATCTTCTTTGTCTCGTAAAATCAAGGATTTGAATAAAATATTGAATGAGTTTGGTTTGCGCATTTGGCAAGGAAAAATGATAGGTGAGGAAAGTCAAATTCGGTACTTTTACTTTCAATTGTTATGGTATTTAGAAGAAGGCTATGAAGAAAGCTCGTCTAGAGAAAACCACATTATAGAAAGTTTGGAAAGAGGACTAAACTTAGATTTTATGACAGTAGCAAGACAACGCATTCTTTTGTGGTTACGGATAACTAAGAAACGAATTACTGTCCCTGAGCCACAATTTGCTCAATTTAAGTCACAGTTTACTCCTTACAAAAAAGATCCTCTGTATTTGAAGTTAGTTCCTATTATCCGTCGCTCCTTTAGTTTTTATGCTGTAGAAATTAAAGAAGAAGAAGCGATGTTACACTTCGTATTTTTAGCCGGAATGTCGATTCTTTCGCAAGAGGATTTTCATGCTTATTCATTACAACGCTCACGTTTAACACCAACCGCTTGGTGTGACACTGTTATTTTAGAGAAAATTTTGCGGATGTATGACCCTAATAGTATTCGTAAGGAACTCGAAGCCACTTGTTATTATTATTTGTCGCAAATCCATCTCCGTCTGTATTTCTTTACTGGGGATGTGGAAACGTATGATCGAGAAAATATTTGGCAACAAGAAGAAACACTATCTACACATAATATACGGGGGTATTCTGAACAACTACTGAAAATTGCGTGTGAGAATTTACAGATGAGTCCTCATGATGAAGAAAACAGTTTGCTGGCGATGACGGCTATTAAGTATCTAAGTGTACTTACTATTATTGACGTTAGAGTCAGCCGAGAAGTTCATGTTGGAATTGCTTTGCAAATTGATCCTCTTTTTACAGAAGCAGCTACTAATATGTTAATGTTGCAACTTAAAAGTTTAAACGGCGTAGTGGTTGAATCCTTTGATGAAAGCAAAACGTATGATTTAGTGATTACAAATACCTCAATTGATGTAAATGCGACTATTTATCGTATAACTGAGTTAGGATCGGCTTATGATTTGCAGGAAATAAAAAAAATAGTTCGTCATGTTTGA
- a CDS encoding NAD(P)/FAD-dependent oxidoreductase, protein MKVYIIGASFAGVSCAMHARKLYPEAEIIIIEKNGIVGFLPGGLLLHLQDKFKSLDDAVFTTEEQLKEQNIKVKLSEKLLDCAPEKHEITTTEDTYHYDKLVLANGSEQKSLNIGLENDDEWDPSFKNYDLSNKILPKIQKAATIAIIGAGQAGMEAASTFVDLKKEVHLIEAMDYPLFKYFDPNFLKPFLTDLQKIPNLQFYFNTTVSEVTENGHYEIFLDEQKITSDYVLTTVNVHPQLAQFAKRFQLHSDNTVQTDNYLETSAQDVFAVGDLIHSPIRIREEGAYLPQINHAIRSGVVAAENLQQTRMKFKGGLRTIGTKIFGWYLASTGLIEEEAFVYSNEIATKSFTQSASLVDDTPVFCKAVFEKSSKKLLGIQLLSQVNCLEKINTAALAIESQVTLTELMQNDYFFQPEFTNLMEPFNRINMESGDQNAF, encoded by the coding sequence GTGAAGGTATATATTATTGGAGCATCATTTGCCGGAGTAAGTTGTGCTATGCATGCAAGAAAACTTTATCCTGAAGCAGAAATTATAATTATTGAAAAAAATGGCATCGTAGGATTTTTGCCAGGCGGGTTATTACTACATTTGCAAGATAAATTTAAAAGTTTAGATGATGCTGTATTTACCACAGAAGAACAGCTAAAAGAGCAAAATATCAAGGTGAAATTGTCCGAAAAGTTGCTCGACTGTGCTCCAGAAAAACATGAAATTACGACAACAGAAGATACTTACCATTATGACAAATTAGTTTTAGCTAATGGTTCTGAACAAAAATCGTTAAATATCGGTTTGGAAAATGATGATGAATGGGACCCTAGCTTTAAAAATTACGATTTATCGAATAAGATACTACCTAAAATTCAAAAGGCAGCTACTATTGCTATTATCGGTGCTGGACAAGCAGGGATGGAAGCGGCAAGTACATTTGTCGATTTAAAAAAAGAAGTTCATCTTATTGAAGCAATGGACTATCCTTTGTTTAAATATTTTGATCCTAACTTTTTAAAGCCATTTCTAACAGATTTACAAAAAATACCTAATTTACAATTTTACTTTAATACGACAGTGTCGGAAGTTACTGAAAATGGACACTACGAGATTTTTCTTGACGAACAAAAAATTACCAGTGATTACGTCTTAACAACAGTCAATGTCCATCCGCAGTTAGCACAATTTGCTAAAAGATTTCAATTGCATAGTGACAATACGGTTCAAACAGATAATTATTTAGAGACTTCTGCTCAAGATGTTTTTGCTGTTGGTGATTTAATTCATAGTCCAATTAGAATAAGAGAGGAAGGAGCTTATCTACCACAGATTAATCATGCCATCCGTTCAGGAGTAGTTGCTGCAGAAAATTTGCAACAAACACGAATGAAATTTAAAGGGGGACTGCGTACGATTGGAACGAAAATTTTTGGTTGGTATCTTGCTAGTACTGGATTAATTGAAGAGGAGGCGTTTGTATATTCCAATGAAATTGCAACAAAGTCTTTCACACAGTCGGCTTCATTAGTGGATGATACACCAGTTTTTTGTAAGGCTGTTTTTGAAAAGTCGTCGAAAAAGCTTTTAGGAATCCAGTTGTTATCTCAGGTCAATTGCTTAGAAAAAATTAATACCGCTGCTTTAGCTATTGAAAGCCAAGTAACGCTAACTGAATTAATGCAGAATGACTACTTTTTTCAACCGGAATTTACGAATCTAATGGAACCATTCAACCGAATAAATATGGAAAGCGGAGATCAGAATGCGTTTTGA